A genomic region of Papaver somniferum cultivar HN1 chromosome 7, ASM357369v1, whole genome shotgun sequence contains the following coding sequences:
- the LOC113293376 gene encoding uncharacterized protein LOC113293376, whose protein sequence is MEDFNLLAADGIVVCCCCCCPCLILQFIVFVLLRLPKKLVKKSRRLVRKRCKKKNKKKNEKKIMVIENDRFSEEKDGIPRIASNSYNDCGWVMQEVEKVLTEFSQQGEFAFGSFWGQRDDSRRLQPDLERMEFTEVVQYCNLVEMIKSFEHT, encoded by the coding sequence ATGGAAGATTTCAATTTGTTGGCTGCGGACGGAATTGtcgtttgttgttgttgttgttgtccttGTTTGATTTTACAGTTTATCGTTTTCGTCTTGCTTAGACTACCTAAGAAACTGGTTAAGAAGTCTAGAAGGCTTGTTCGCAAGAGatgcaagaaaaaaaataagaagaagaatgagaagaagattaTGGTGATTGAAAATGATCGATTTTCCGAAGAAAAGGATGGAATTCCCAGAATTGCTTCAAACAGTTACAATGACTGTGGATGGGTTATGCAGGAAGTTGAGAAGGTTTTAACCGAGTTCTCTCAGCAAGGAGAGTTCGCATTTGGAAGCTTTTGGGGTCAAAGAGACGACTCAAGAAGATTGCAACCAGATTTGGAGAGAATGGAATTTACAGAGGTTGTACAATATTGCAATTTGGTggaaatgataaaatcatttgaacATACATGA